DNA from Pirellulales bacterium:
CGCCAGCGCTTAATTCAGGGCGAAACCCTGGATGAATTGCTGACCGAAGCGTTCGCGGTTTGCCGCGAGGCGGGACGCCGCTTTCTGGGAATGCGGCATTACGATGTGCAATTGATCGGCGGCATGGTGTTGCACAGCGGATCGATTGCCGAAATGATTACCGGCGAAGGAAAAACGCTGGTGGCCACGTTGCCGGCATACCTCAACGCCTTGGAAGGCAAAGGCGTGCACGTTGTGACCGTGAATGATTACCTGGCCCGCCGCGACATGGAATGGATGGCGCCCGTTTATTTGAACTTAGGCCTGACAGTGGGCGCCATTCAATCTGGCATGGATGCCGCGGAACGACAAAAAGCCTACGCTTGCGACATCACCTACGGCACCAACAACGAATTCGGCTTCGATTACTTGCGCGACAACATGCGGCCGGCGGCGCGCGATGATTACCACTTTCCCAAGCATGTCCAGCAAGTGCAGGGACCGCTCCATTTTGCCATCATCGATGAGGTCGACAACATCCTCGTCGACGAAGCCCGCACGCCACTTATTATCTCCGGTCCCGCGCATGATGATGTTAGTAAATACAGTAAAGCCGATAAAATCTCGCGGCAACTGGTCAAAGACACACACTTCGAAGTCAAGGAAAAAGAGCACACGGTGGTGCTGACCGACGAGGGAGTTCGAGCGGCGGAACGGTTGGCGGGCGTGGAAAGTTTTTACACGGCGGGCAACATGGAGTGGCCGCACTTAATTGATAACGCACTGAAGGGCCATCATTTGTACAAGCGCGACGTGAATTATGTTATCGAAGAGGGCGAGATTATCATCGTCGACGAATTCACCGGCCGCAAAATGCCCGGCCGCCAGTGGAGCGATGGCCTGCATCAGGCCGTGGAAGCCAAAGAAGGCGTGCGCGTGAAAGAAGAAACGCAAACGCTGGCCACAATCACACTGCAGAATTTCTTTAAGCTGTACAAAAAAATCTGCGGCATGACCGGCACAGCCATGACTGAGGCGAATGAATTCTGGAAAATTTACAAGCTGGATGTGATCTCCATTCCGCCCAATCGGCCGATGCAGCGGATTAATCATCCCGACGTCATCTATCTGACAGAAAAAGATAAATTCAATCAGGTGGCCATTGAAATCGAACGGATCCACAAATGGGATACCGTCGAACTCGCAGATGGCAATTGGCTGGTGGGCACCATCAAAGCTGAAAACGATCAAGAAATCACTTTCGACGATAAAGATAACCGCGAACTCCGCACCATCGCGCGCTCGAAGATCGAAATTCTGCAAAAGCGCGGCCGACCCATTTTGGTTGGTACCGTATCGATCGAAAAAAGCGAACGGCTCTCCGCGCTTTTGGAACGGCGCGGCATTCCGCATGAGGTGCTCAACGCAAAACAGCACAAGCGCGAGGCGGAAATTGTCGCCCAAGCAGGCCGCAAAGGGGCCGTGACGATTGCCACCAACATGGCCGGCCGCGGCACCGACATTATCTTGGGCGGCAATTCCGACGCTATGGCCTGGGCTAAGCTCCAAGATAAATATCCCACGCGCCTGGAAGTCCCCCGCGATGAATGGGACGCCCTGATAAAGAAAATTGAAGAGCACGAACAAACCAAGGCCGAAGCGGCCGAAGTGAAAGCTTTGGGTGGCCTGCACATAGTCGGCACGGAACGGCATGAAGCACGCCGCATCGACAATCAGCTCCGGGGCCGTTCCGGCCGCCAGGGCGATCCCGGTTCGGGCCGGTTCTACCTGTCGCTGGAAGACGATCTGATGCGCATTTTTGCTGGCGAATGGGTTAAGAGCGTGCTGACACGGCTGGGCATGAAAGAGGGCGAAGCCATCGAAAGCCGCATGGTTTCCCGCCGCATTGAAGGCGCGCAGAAGAAAGTCGAGGAGCGCAACTTCGATATCCGCAAAAACCTATTGGAATATGACGAAGTCATGGACGAGCAACGCAAGCGAGTCTATTCCTACCGACAGCGGATTCTCGACGGCAACAATTGCAAGCAACTGATTTTGGAGATGATCGACCGCCAGATCGAGTACAATCTAAATGTCTTCCTCGACAAAGATTACGGCGCGGAAACATTCGCCAAATGGGCCGGCAATCTACTTTCTGTGGAATTGGAGCCGCGCGAATTCCGCAATCTCGATTACCAAACTGCTCAGCAACAAGCAAAAGACGAAGCCGAGCGCATTGCTGAATCGCAAGCATTTGACGCGGTCGAGGAAAATCTTCCGCAAACTAACGAAGAAGATTGGAATTGGGAAGCGCTGGCCAAATTTTCCAACTCACGCTGGAAAACGAATTTTCGCGACCGGGATCTGAAAAAAATAGGTCGTGACGCCGTATCCGGATTCTTGCTTGAGCAAGCCCGCGAAGCGGTGAGGCAAATCGATTTGAGCGAGGGCGCCCGCTTCCTGGAGCCCGATCTTGGCGTGAAGACTGCCTGCGGTTGGGCTCATTATAAGTTTGGCATCATGATCAACCCTGATGATGTCCGCGAACTGGAGCCGAGTGCATTTGTCGACTTGGCGCGCCAAAAGGCCCGCGAGGCTTACGAGACCAAGGAAGCCGAATTCCCCGTGATGGCGGGCTTGCTGCATTTCACCACCCGCGATGCGTCCGGCCAAAAGCGCTATGACCGCGATCAATTGGTGGGATGGGCCCGTGATCGTTTCCAGGTTGATTTAACGTTCGACGGTCTGAAAAACAAGCAGCAGGACGAAATTCGGTCTGTTTTAGTGGAGCACAGCCGCGCCAACTTGCGTGCCGCCCTGGAGAAACAGGCAGAAATTCAGCGCCCGATCAACGACATTTTTGACATTTCTTCAAATGGTCATGCCGAACAAAACGGCACCGCATTAACGGTTCGCACCATTCATGGAGCAGGCTGGCGCGAAACCAAACCCGTACAAGTGCTGTTGGAAAAGCTCAAAACTTATGATTCCCAGTTTCCCGACGAGCAAATCGGCCAACTGGATCAAGCACAGTTGCAAACTCAGGCTGCACTGGTGGTGGACGACCATTTCCGGCCTGAAATGCGCCGCCTGGAACGAAATCTTGTGCTGCAAATTCTGGACGCGGCTTGGAAAGATCACCTGTTGGCGATGGACCACCTGCGCTCCAGCGTGTCATTGCGCGGCTATGCTCAGATTGACCCCAAAGTCGAGTATAAGCGCGAAGGCATGCAAATCTTCGAGACAATGTGGACGAATATCGGCGACCGCGTTACCGATTTGATTTTCCGCATGGAACAGTTGGATGAGGGCTTTGTTGGCTCCACATGGAAAGAAACCGCTGCCGTACACGAGGAAGCGCCGCCGACCACTGCAATTGGGCAGCAACAGCAATCGGCCATCGACAATATGCAGGGGGATAAAAAAATTGAGCCCATCCGCAACCGCAGCGAAAAGGTGGGCCGCAATGATCCCTGCCCCTGCGGCAGCGGGAAAAAATTTAAAAACTGCTGCATGCGAACACGCCAGACATAATAAAGCGAAGTCAAAATTGTCAGGATAAAAAGGAATTGTTGATCCTTTCGGGAATGGATTCCCATGATGGCCTTCTTCTTAAACTTCGCGTATTTGCTCACGCTGCTTGTGGCTGCGCCGTGGTTGATTTACCAAAGCATTTTCCGCGGCAAATATCGGGAAGGATTCGCCGCGAAATTTTTGGGCGCTGTGCCCGTGCGAAATTCAAGTTGTCCATGCATTTGGTTGCACGCTGTGAGCGTGGGCGAAGTAAATTTGCTGGGCGTATTATTGAATGAAATCGCCCAACGGCGGCCCGACCTGGAGTGCATAATCTCCACGACAACCAAAACTGGCTTTGATTTAGCCAAGACAAAATACAGCTCACACACCGTCTTCTACTGTCCGTTGGATTTTACTTGGGCAGTCCATCGTGCCATGGTTCGTATTCGGCCTGCACTTTTGCTGCTTGCAGAATTAGAACTGTGGCCCAACTTGGTACGCGCAGCCCATAAACACGGCGCGCGAGTGGCCATTATGAACGGCCGGCTAAGCGAAAAGAGCTTTCATGGTTATCGCAGGATTCGCCGCTGGCTCGCGCCGGTGTTAAATTCCCTTGATCTCATTGCCGTGCAGAATGAAGAATATGCCCAACGTTTTCTGGCGTTGGGAGTAGATCCCAAGCGCGTAAATACTACCGGCTCGCTCAAATTTGACGGCGCCCAAATGGATTGTCAGAATTCCTGCACGCAAGCTCTGCGCAAGCTGGTTGGTTTTTCTGACGATGACGTAATTTTCTTGGCCGGAAGCACCCAGTCGCCGGAAGAACAATTGGCGCTGGCGGCCTTTCAATCGTTAGCAGCCGAATTCCCGAAATTGCACTTGGTCATGGTCCCCCGTCATCCACATCGCTTTGACGAAGTTGCCGCGCTGTTGGAGTGCAGCGGAGTTTCGTGGACACGCAGATCCGCTTTAAAACCAACCATTCCCCAATCCCAAGTCCCTATTCCCCATTCAATCCGGATTCTCCTTGTCGATACCGTCGGCGAACTTGGCGCCTGGTGGGGAACAGCCTCCATCGGCTTTGTCGGCGGCAGTTTGCATTCCAATCGTGGCGGACAAAACATGATTGAGCCCGCCGCTTATGGCGTGGCTACCTGCTTCGGCCCAAATACCAACAA
Protein-coding regions in this window:
- a CDS encoding SEC-C metal-binding domain-containing protein; the encoded protein is MEVLEQIWEVIGNFFTALSRGLERGITSLFGSSNARYIKKIQPRIDAITALESKYQSMSDTELKQQTTLFRQRLIQGETLDELLTEAFAVCREAGRRFLGMRHYDVQLIGGMVLHSGSIAEMITGEGKTLVATLPAYLNALEGKGVHVVTVNDYLARRDMEWMAPVYLNLGLTVGAIQSGMDAAERQKAYACDITYGTNNEFGFDYLRDNMRPAARDDYHFPKHVQQVQGPLHFAIIDEVDNILVDEARTPLIISGPAHDDVSKYSKADKISRQLVKDTHFEVKEKEHTVVLTDEGVRAAERLAGVESFYTAGNMEWPHLIDNALKGHHLYKRDVNYVIEEGEIIIVDEFTGRKMPGRQWSDGLHQAVEAKEGVRVKEETQTLATITLQNFFKLYKKICGMTGTAMTEANEFWKIYKLDVISIPPNRPMQRINHPDVIYLTEKDKFNQVAIEIERIHKWDTVELADGNWLVGTIKAENDQEITFDDKDNRELRTIARSKIEILQKRGRPILVGTVSIEKSERLSALLERRGIPHEVLNAKQHKREAEIVAQAGRKGAVTIATNMAGRGTDIILGGNSDAMAWAKLQDKYPTRLEVPRDEWDALIKKIEEHEQTKAEAAEVKALGGLHIVGTERHEARRIDNQLRGRSGRQGDPGSGRFYLSLEDDLMRIFAGEWVKSVLTRLGMKEGEAIESRMVSRRIEGAQKKVEERNFDIRKNLLEYDEVMDEQRKRVYSYRQRILDGNNCKQLILEMIDRQIEYNLNVFLDKDYGAETFAKWAGNLLSVELEPREFRNLDYQTAQQQAKDEAERIAESQAFDAVEENLPQTNEEDWNWEALAKFSNSRWKTNFRDRDLKKIGRDAVSGFLLEQAREAVRQIDLSEGARFLEPDLGVKTACGWAHYKFGIMINPDDVRELEPSAFVDLARQKAREAYETKEAEFPVMAGLLHFTTRDASGQKRYDRDQLVGWARDRFQVDLTFDGLKNKQQDEIRSVLVEHSRANLRAALEKQAEIQRPINDIFDISSNGHAEQNGTALTVRTIHGAGWRETKPVQVLLEKLKTYDSQFPDEQIGQLDQAQLQTQAALVVDDHFRPEMRRLERNLVLQILDAAWKDHLLAMDHLRSSVSLRGYAQIDPKVEYKREGMQIFETMWTNIGDRVTDLIFRMEQLDEGFVGSTWKETAAVHEEAPPTTAIGQQQQSAIDNMQGDKKIEPIRNRSEKVGRNDPCPCGSGKKFKNCCMRTRQT
- a CDS encoding 3-deoxy-D-manno-octulosonic acid transferase, with amino-acid sequence MAFFLNFAYLLTLLVAAPWLIYQSIFRGKYREGFAAKFLGAVPVRNSSCPCIWLHAVSVGEVNLLGVLLNEIAQRRPDLECIISTTTKTGFDLAKTKYSSHTVFYCPLDFTWAVHRAMVRIRPALLLLAELELWPNLVRAAHKHGARVAIMNGRLSEKSFHGYRRIRRWLAPVLNSLDLIAVQNEEYAQRFLALGVDPKRVNTTGSLKFDGAQMDCQNSCTQALRKLVGFSDDDVIFLAGSTQSPEEQLALAAFQSLAAEFPKLHLVMVPRHPHRFDEVAALLECSGVSWTRRSALKPTIPQSQVPIPHSIRILLVDTVGELGAWWGTASIGFVGGSLHSNRGGQNMIEPAAYGVATCFGPNTNNFRDVVSQLLAHDAAVRVHSGEQLTDFVRRCLSDFAYANDLGRNAAELVKAQQGATTRTWALIEPLLASSVIESQPFRSAA